One region of Pseudomonas alvandae genomic DNA includes:
- a CDS encoding phospholipase D-like domain-containing protein, with product MRVLVTNPQDDFRVKAYAGTNGVLLAMDLAEPRRKGLLGFAIEKQAGDKPWLFLFNSLTFPDKAHTFPQFHATPSDKAPLQKFRWADYAVNPGVTIHYRVHLAYGSPDAPQLGEALEVSVTSDDGQPASQRVMFNRAVAASQAFQRKFPEVDALISANKKLSIEEWPDAPRRWLENGLLGRLIGFIDRALDANWALDVAIYEYELPVIVAAVSAAHARGAQVRVLYHSEPDDDTTLRNEASLENLPAANKRGRVTHNIFHDKFIVLSRVEANGTLTPEAVLCGSTNFTANGVYRQANVIHVLDDSRISDSYRQVFEQIWHAPADVDATRDWLTQYNPMSADDKLFAGFSPRNGRGDLDRFVDIIRSARKDLLFVTAFALPDTILDALLGQPNDDVLRYGLQNSASRITGFHADRTAEFAATALLNTGLEGWLRENMKGQKGNLLVHTKAVVTDFTSDAPTIISGSHNLSAAASSGNDENYLIIQGDTDLADRYGLELLRFYEHYRFRYFAKKLALKQVKPLAPNDSWTDDYYRDGDLRMLSRLRFSAR from the coding sequence ATGCGCGTACTCGTCACCAATCCCCAGGACGATTTCCGGGTCAAGGCCTACGCCGGCACCAACGGGGTGCTGCTCGCCATGGACCTCGCCGAACCCCGGCGCAAGGGGCTGTTGGGCTTTGCCATCGAGAAGCAGGCGGGCGACAAGCCCTGGCTGTTCCTGTTCAACAGCCTGACCTTTCCCGACAAGGCCCACACCTTTCCCCAATTCCACGCCACGCCCAGCGACAAGGCACCGTTGCAGAAATTTCGCTGGGCCGATTACGCCGTCAATCCCGGCGTGACGATCCATTACCGCGTGCACCTGGCCTACGGCAGCCCCGATGCGCCGCAACTGGGCGAAGCCCTGGAAGTGAGCGTCACCAGCGACGACGGTCAACCGGCCAGCCAGCGGGTCATGTTCAATCGCGCGGTGGCGGCCAGCCAGGCGTTCCAGCGCAAGTTTCCGGAAGTGGATGCGCTGATCAGCGCCAATAAAAAGTTGTCCATCGAGGAATGGCCCGACGCGCCACGTCGCTGGCTGGAAAACGGCTTGCTGGGGCGCTTGATCGGCTTCATCGACCGGGCCCTGGATGCCAACTGGGCGCTGGACGTGGCCATCTATGAATACGAACTGCCGGTGATCGTCGCTGCGGTGAGCGCCGCCCATGCACGCGGCGCGCAGGTCAGGGTGCTGTACCACTCCGAGCCGGATGACGACACGACACTGCGCAACGAAGCCAGCCTGGAAAACCTTCCGGCCGCCAACAAACGTGGGCGGGTCACACACAATATCTTTCACGACAAGTTCATCGTCCTGAGCCGGGTCGAAGCAAACGGCACGTTGACGCCCGAGGCGGTGCTGTGCGGCAGCACCAATTTCACCGCCAATGGTGTTTATCGCCAGGCCAACGTCATCCATGTGCTGGATGATTCGCGGATCAGCGACAGCTACCGCCAGGTGTTCGAGCAGATCTGGCACGCGCCCGCAGATGTCGACGCCACCCGCGATTGGTTGACCCAATACAATCCCATGAGCGCCGATGACAAACTGTTCGCCGGATTTTCGCCCCGCAACGGGCGAGGTGATCTCGATCGCTTCGTCGACATCATCAGGTCCGCGCGCAAGGACCTGCTGTTCGTCACGGCATTTGCCTTGCCGGACACGATTCTCGATGCCTTGCTCGGCCAGCCGAATGACGATGTGCTGCGCTACGGCCTGCAGAACTCTGCCAGCCGCATCACCGGTTTCCATGCCGATCGCACCGCGGAGTTCGCCGCCACCGCGTTACTCAATACCGGCCTGGAAGGTTGGCTCCGGGAAAACATGAAGGGCCAGAAGGGCAACCTGCTGGTGCACACCAAGGCGGTGGTCACCGACTTCACCAGCGATGCCCCGACCATCATCAGTGGCAGCCATAACCTGAGCGCTGCGGCCAGCAGCGGCAACGACGAAAACTACCTGATCATCCAGGGCGACACCGACCTGGCCGACCGCTACGGGCTGGAACTGCTGCGCTTCTACGAGCACTATCGGTTCCGCTACTTTGCGAAAAAACTCGCCCTCAAGCAGGTCAAGCCCTTGGCGCCGAACGACAGCTGGACCGACGACTACTACCGCGACGGCGATCTGCGGATGTTGTCCCGGCTGAGGTTCAGCGCCCGTTAA
- a CDS encoding NAD(P)-dependent oxidoreductase, with product MIQPLSHLPHSQEDPTTLAARFSDLAPPLNARQAHLEASRCLYCYDAPCVNACPSEIDIPSFIRNIHQDNVQGAAQRILSANILGGSCARVCPTEVLCQQACVRNNAQECAPVLIGLLQRYAVDNAHFSEHPFKRAAASGKRIAVVGAGPAGLSCAHRSAMHGHDVVIFEARDKAGGLNEYGIAKYKLVDDYAQRELDFLLEIGGIEIRHGQKLGDNLSLSDLHQQFDAVFLGLGLAASKQLGLSDEQASGMLAATEYIRELRQADDLSQLPLADRCIVLGAGNTAIDMAVQMARLGARDVSLVYRRGLEDMGATGHEQDIAKANQVRLLTWAQPQQVLLDDSGVVRGMRFSRTHLESGRLVIGSETFDLPADAIFKAIGQAFDDDALVDPLARELKRQDGRILVDEHLRTSIPGVYAGGDCTSLDQDLTVQAVQHGKLAAEAINAHLMLNVEAA from the coding sequence ATGATCCAGCCCTTGAGCCATCTCCCCCATTCCCAGGAAGACCCGACCACCCTCGCCGCCCGCTTCAGTGACCTGGCGCCGCCCCTCAATGCGCGCCAGGCCCACCTGGAGGCGTCCCGCTGCCTGTACTGCTACGACGCGCCTTGCGTGAACGCTTGCCCTAGCGAGATCGATATTCCATCGTTCATTCGCAACATTCACCAGGACAACGTCCAGGGTGCGGCCCAGCGGATTCTCTCGGCGAACATCCTCGGCGGCAGTTGCGCCCGGGTCTGCCCCACCGAGGTGCTGTGCCAGCAAGCCTGCGTGCGCAACAACGCCCAGGAATGCGCGCCCGTGCTGATCGGCCTGTTGCAACGCTACGCCGTCGACAATGCCCACTTCAGCGAACACCCGTTCAAACGCGCCGCCGCCAGCGGCAAACGCATCGCGGTGGTCGGGGCAGGTCCCGCCGGGCTGTCCTGCGCGCACCGCAGCGCGATGCACGGCCATGACGTGGTGATTTTCGAAGCCCGGGACAAGGCCGGCGGCCTCAACGAATACGGCATCGCCAAGTACAAACTGGTGGACGACTACGCGCAACGTGAATTGGACTTCTTGCTGGAAATCGGCGGCATCGAGATCCGTCACGGCCAGAAGCTCGGCGACAACCTCAGCCTGAGCGACCTGCACCAGCAATTCGACGCGGTGTTCCTCGGCCTCGGCCTGGCTGCCAGCAAACAGCTGGGCCTGAGCGACGAACAAGCGTCAGGGATGCTGGCCGCCACCGAGTACATTCGCGAGTTGCGCCAGGCTGACGACCTCAGCCAGTTGCCGCTGGCCGACCGTTGCATCGTGCTCGGTGCTGGCAACACCGCCATCGACATGGCCGTGCAAATGGCCCGCCTCGGTGCCCGCGACGTCAGCCTGGTGTACCGACGCGGCCTGGAGGACATGGGCGCCACCGGGCACGAACAGGACATCGCCAAGGCCAATCAGGTCCGCCTGCTGACCTGGGCCCAGCCGCAGCAAGTACTGCTGGACGACAGCGGCGTGGTGCGCGGCATGCGTTTCTCCCGGACTCATCTGGAGAGCGGTCGGCTGGTGATCGGCAGCGAGACCTTCGACCTGCCCGCCGATGCCATCTTCAAAGCCATCGGCCAAGCCTTCGACGACGACGCGCTGGTGGACCCGCTGGCTCGGGAGCTCAAGCGCCAGGACGGACGCATCCTGGTGGACGAACACCTGCGCACCAGCATCCCCGGTGTCTATGCCGGCGGTGATTGCACCAGCCTCGACCAGGACCTCACCGTGCAGGCCGTGCAGCACGGCAAGCTCGCCGCCGAGGCAATCAATGCTCATCTCATGCTCAATGTGGAGGCTGCGTAA
- the hydA gene encoding dihydropyrimidinase, translating to MSLLIRGATVITHDESYRADVFCADGVIKAIGENLDVPAATEVLDGSGQYLMPGGIDPHTHMQLPFMGTVASEDFFSGTAAGLAGGTTSIIDFVIPNPQQSLMEAFHQWRGWAEKSASDYGFHVAITWWSEQVREEMGELVSHHGVNSFKHFMAYKNAIMAADDTLVASFERCLELGAVPTVHAENGELVYHLQRKLLAQGITGPEAHPLSRPSQVEGEAASRAIRIAETLGTPLYLVHVSTKEALDEITYARGKGQPVYGEVLAGHLLLDDSVYRDPDWQTAAGYVMSPPFRPRGHQEALWHGLQSGNLHTTATDHCCFCAEQKAAGRDDFSKIPNGTAGIEDRMAVLWDEGVNSGKLSMHDFVALTSTNTAKIFNLYPRKGAIRVGADADLVLWDPQGSRTISAKTHHQQVDFNIFEGKTVRGVPSHTISQGRLVWADGDLRAERGDGRYIERPAYPAVFDLLSKRAELNKPTAVKR from the coding sequence ATGTCTCTGTTGATCCGTGGCGCCACCGTTATTACCCATGATGAAAGTTATCGCGCCGATGTGTTCTGCGCCGACGGCGTGATCAAGGCCATTGGTGAAAACCTCGATGTTCCGGCCGCGACCGAAGTGCTCGACGGCAGCGGTCAATACCTGATGCCAGGCGGCATCGATCCCCACACCCATATGCAACTGCCCTTCATGGGCACGGTCGCCAGCGAGGACTTCTTCAGCGGCACGGCGGCGGGGCTTGCCGGAGGCACCACTTCGATCATCGACTTCGTGATTCCCAACCCCCAGCAATCGCTGATGGAAGCCTTTCATCAATGGCGGGGCTGGGCCGAAAAAAGCGCCAGCGACTACGGCTTCCATGTAGCGATCACCTGGTGGAGCGAACAGGTTCGCGAGGAAATGGGCGAGCTGGTCAGCCATCACGGCGTCAACAGCTTCAAGCATTTCATGGCCTACAAGAACGCGATCATGGCCGCCGACGACACCTTGGTGGCGAGCTTCGAACGCTGCCTGGAACTGGGCGCGGTGCCCACCGTGCATGCAGAGAACGGCGAGCTGGTCTATCACCTGCAACGCAAGCTGCTGGCCCAAGGCATTACCGGGCCGGAAGCCCACCCGCTGTCGCGCCCTTCCCAGGTGGAAGGCGAAGCCGCCAGCCGGGCCATCCGTATCGCCGAGACCCTCGGCACGCCGCTGTACCTGGTACACGTCTCGACGAAAGAAGCGCTGGACGAAATCACTTACGCCCGCGGCAAGGGGCAGCCGGTCTACGGTGAAGTATTGGCAGGGCATCTGCTGCTGGACGACAGTGTCTATCGCGATCCCGACTGGCAGACCGCCGCCGGTTATGTGATGAGCCCGCCTTTCCGTCCGCGCGGGCACCAGGAAGCGCTCTGGCATGGCCTGCAATCCGGCAACCTGCACACGACCGCCACCGACCACTGCTGTTTCTGCGCGGAACAGAAAGCCGCCGGCCGCGATGACTTCAGCAAGATCCCCAACGGCACCGCTGGTATCGAAGACCGCATGGCCGTGCTCTGGGACGAAGGGGTCAACAGCGGCAAATTGTCGATGCACGACTTCGTTGCCCTGACCTCCACCAACACCGCGAAGATCTTCAACCTCTACCCACGCAAAGGCGCGATCCGCGTCGGTGCCGACGCTGACCTGGTGCTCTGGGATCCCCAGGGCAGCCGGACGATTTCCGCCAAGACCCACCACCAGCAAGTGGACTTCAACATCTTCGAAGGCAAGACCGTGCGCGGCGTACCCAGCCACACCATCAGCCAGGGTCGGCTGGTCTGGGCCGACGGCGACCTGCGGGCCGAACGCGGGGACGGGCGCTATATCGAACGACCGGCGTATCCGGCGGTGTTCGATTTGCTGAGCAAGCGGGCTGAGTTGAATAAGCCGACTGCGGTTAAACGCTGA
- the preA gene encoding NAD-dependent dihydropyrimidine dehydrogenase subunit PreA — protein MADLSIVFAGIKAPNPFWLASAPPTDKAYNVVRAFEAGWGGVVWKTLGEDPAAVNVSSRYSAHYGANREVLGINNIELITDRSLEINLREITQVKKDWPDRALIVSLMVPCVEESWKNILPLVEATGADGIELNFGCPHGMPERGMGAAVGQVPEYVEQVTRWCKTYCSLPVIVKLTPNITDIRVAARAAHRGGADAVSLINTINSITSVDLDRMVALPIVGSQSTHGGYCGSAVKPIALNMVAEIARDPQTQGLPICGIGGIGSWRDAAEFIALGSGAVQVCTAAMLHGFRIVEEMKDGLSRWMDEHGHANLQAFSGRAVGNTTDWKYLDINYQVIAKIDPQACIGCGRCHIACEDTSHQAIASLKLADGTHAYEVIEEECVGCNLCQITCPVQDCIEMVTVDTGKPFLDWNHDPRNPYHVAP, from the coding sequence ATGGCCGATCTGTCGATTGTCTTCGCCGGCATCAAAGCGCCCAATCCGTTCTGGCTGGCCTCCGCGCCGCCCACCGACAAGGCGTACAACGTCGTGCGTGCCTTCGAGGCGGGCTGGGGTGGCGTGGTCTGGAAAACCCTGGGGGAGGATCCGGCGGCGGTGAACGTGTCCTCGCGCTACTCGGCTCACTACGGTGCCAATCGCGAGGTGCTGGGCATCAATAACATCGAGCTGATCACCGACCGTTCGCTGGAGATCAACCTGCGGGAAATCACCCAGGTAAAGAAGGACTGGCCTGATCGGGCGCTGATCGTGTCGCTGATGGTGCCGTGCGTCGAGGAGTCCTGGAAGAACATCCTGCCCCTGGTGGAAGCCACAGGCGCCGATGGCATCGAGCTGAACTTCGGTTGCCCCCACGGCATGCCGGAACGGGGCATGGGTGCGGCGGTGGGCCAAGTGCCAGAGTACGTCGAGCAGGTGACGCGCTGGTGCAAGACCTATTGCTCGCTGCCGGTGATCGTCAAGCTCACGCCGAACATCACCGATATCCGCGTCGCCGCCCGGGCCGCCCATCGCGGCGGGGCCGACGCGGTGTCGCTGATCAACACCATCAACTCCATCACCAGCGTCGACCTGGACCGCATGGTCGCCCTGCCCATCGTTGGCAGCCAGAGCACCCACGGCGGTTACTGCGGCTCGGCGGTCAAGCCGATTGCGCTGAACATGGTCGCGGAAATCGCCCGTGACCCGCAGACCCAGGGCCTGCCGATCTGCGGCATCGGTGGCATCGGCAGTTGGCGCGACGCGGCGGAGTTCATCGCCTTGGGCAGCGGCGCGGTGCAGGTCTGCACGGCGGCGATGCTGCACGGCTTTCGCATCGTCGAGGAGATGAAGGACGGCCTGTCGCGCTGGATGGACGAGCACGGTCACGCCAACCTGCAAGCCTTCTCCGGCCGCGCGGTGGGCAACACCACCGATTGGAAGTATCTGGACATCAACTACCAGGTCATCGCGAAAATCGACCCGCAAGCCTGCATTGGTTGCGGGCGCTGTCACATCGCCTGTGAAGACACCTCGCACCAGGCCATCGCCAGCCTCAAGCTGGCGGACGGCACCCATGCCTACGAGGTGATCGAAGAGGAATGCGTGGGCTGCAACCTCTGCCAGATCACCTGTCCGGTGCAGGATTGCATCGAGATGGTGACAGTGGACACCGGCAAGCCGTTCCTGGATTGGAACCACGATCCGCGCAATCCCTACCACGTCGCGCCTTGA